One window of the Trifolium pratense cultivar HEN17-A07 linkage group LG2, ARS_RC_1.1, whole genome shotgun sequence genome contains the following:
- the LOC123910434 gene encoding FBD-associated F-box protein At4g10400-like isoform X1, whose protein sequence is MRRLKNSTAAASTVDTISSLPDAILCHILYFLTTKEAVATSILSKRWIHLWHHVHNLNFPDIKVETVRSSVLFNEFVYSVLLSREIIAGYNVMNSFTLDIRYDNPHLAFDLGFPNIRKWINVAVQRKLEHLCIRLDVDNLDDNGLDYDADYPNLPVSIFTCRTLVSLDLCWFRVKGFSFSGFQFPSLKTLNLKWVNFSKVRDFMLFIAGCPILEDLHISQMDFFLEKDSLTLQLQEFKRLSLPKLKRAEFVQFGCQCFPVNALSTVEYLCINTLKVNQLQRPYDVVTIFHNLTDLLLHYHNRWDLVLHQCPKLQNLQLSKGLCDPMWCEKGQENWVEPEFVPQCLLSSLRSCTIHDFSDLQSELMLEQYILKNAIILQTMTIWCKTEQPEMESKLSICPMASETCELSLCC, encoded by the exons atGCGGCGGTTGAAAAATTCAACAGCGGCAGCATCAACGGTGGATACGATAAGCAGTTTACCGGACGCGATTCTGTGCCATATTCTCTATTTCCTCACCACCAAAGAAGCAGTTGCAACAAGCATTTTATCCAAAAGATGGATTCATCTCTGGCACCATGTTCACAATCTCAACTTCCCTGACATCAAAGTTGAAACCGTTAGATCCAGTGTTCTTTTCAACGAGTTTGTATACTCCGTTTTACTCTCTCGAGAAATAATCGCCGGTTACAATGTCATGAACAGTTTCACTCTCGACATTCGATACGATAACCCTCATCTTGCTTTTGATTTAGGGTTTCCCAATATCAGGAAATGGATCAATGTTGCTGTTCAACGCAAACTCGAGCATCTTTGTATTCGTTTAGATGTTGATAATCTTGATGATAATGGTCTTGATTATGATGCTGATTACCCTAACTTGCCTGTTAGCATTTTCACCTGTAGAACACTTGTAAGTCTCGACCTCTGTTGGTTCCGTGTCAAGGGTTTCTCGTTTTCTGGATTTCAATTTCCCTCACTCAAAACCCTTAACTTGAAATGGGTTAACTTTTCTAAAGTTCGAGATTTTATGTTGTTTATAGCTGGATGTCCAATTCTTGAGGATCTACACATATCTCAAATGGATTTCTTTCTTGAGAAAGATTCTCTTACCCTTCAACTTCAAGAATTTAAGAGATTAAGTTTACCCAAATTGAAAAGAGCAGAATTTGTTCAATTTGGTTGTCAATGTTTTCCGGTGAATGCACTTTCTACCGTCGAGTATCTGTGCATAAATACATTGAAG GTTAATCAGCTGCAGCGCCCTTATGATGTCGTTACTATCTTTCATAATTTGACTGACTTGCTGCTCCATTACCACAATAGATGGGATTTGGTGCTCCATCAATGTCCTAAGCTTCAAAATCTCCAACTTAGTAAG GGTTTATGCGACCCAATGTGGTGTGAAAAAGGTCAAGAAAATTGGGTGGAACCAGAATTTGTTCCGCAGTGCCTTTTATCATCCCTTAGAAGTTGTACTATTCACGACTTTTCTGACCTACAAAGTGAGCTTATGTTGGAGCaatatattttgaagaatgCAATAATTTTACAAACCATGACAATCTGGTGCAAGACTGAGCAGCCTGAAATGGAGAGTAAACTATCCATATGCCCGATGGCCTCCGAAACATGTGAACTTTCACTTTGTTGCTAA
- the LOC123910434 gene encoding F-box/FBD/LRR-repeat protein At1g78750-like isoform X2 — protein sequence MRRLKNSTAAASTVDTISSLPDAILCHILYFLTTKEAVATSILSKRWIHLWHHVHNLNFPDIKVETVRSSVLFNEFVYSVLLSREIIAGYNVMNSFTLDIRYDNPHLAFDLGFPNIRKWINVAVQRKLEHLCIRLDVDNLDDNGLDYDADYPNLPVSIFTCRTLVNQLQRPYDVVTIFHNLTDLLLHYHNRWDLVLHQCPKLQNLQLSKGLCDPMWCEKGQENWVEPEFVPQCLLSSLRSCTIHDFSDLQSELMLEQYILKNAIILQTMTIWCKTEQPEMESKLSICPMASETCELSLCC from the exons atGCGGCGGTTGAAAAATTCAACAGCGGCAGCATCAACGGTGGATACGATAAGCAGTTTACCGGACGCGATTCTGTGCCATATTCTCTATTTCCTCACCACCAAAGAAGCAGTTGCAACAAGCATTTTATCCAAAAGATGGATTCATCTCTGGCACCATGTTCACAATCTCAACTTCCCTGACATCAAAGTTGAAACCGTTAGATCCAGTGTTCTTTTCAACGAGTTTGTATACTCCGTTTTACTCTCTCGAGAAATAATCGCCGGTTACAATGTCATGAACAGTTTCACTCTCGACATTCGATACGATAACCCTCATCTTGCTTTTGATTTAGGGTTTCCCAATATCAGGAAATGGATCAATGTTGCTGTTCAACGCAAACTCGAGCATCTTTGTATTCGTTTAGATGTTGATAATCTTGATGATAATGGTCTTGATTATGATGCTGATTACCCTAACTTGCCTGTTAGCATTTTCACCTGTAGAACACTT GTTAATCAGCTGCAGCGCCCTTATGATGTCGTTACTATCTTTCATAATTTGACTGACTTGCTGCTCCATTACCACAATAGATGGGATTTGGTGCTCCATCAATGTCCTAAGCTTCAAAATCTCCAACTTAGTAAG GGTTTATGCGACCCAATGTGGTGTGAAAAAGGTCAAGAAAATTGGGTGGAACCAGAATTTGTTCCGCAGTGCCTTTTATCATCCCTTAGAAGTTGTACTATTCACGACTTTTCTGACCTACAAAGTGAGCTTATGTTGGAGCaatatattttgaagaatgCAATAATTTTACAAACCATGACAATCTGGTGCAAGACTGAGCAGCCTGAAATGGAGAGTAAACTATCCATATGCCCGATGGCCTCCGAAACATGTGAACTTTCACTTTGTTGCTAA
- the LOC123910432 gene encoding F-box/FBD/LRR-repeat protein At5g56420-like gives MHRRNRINSLPDEILCHILTFLTPKEAAATTILSKRWIGLWNFVHFTNIQIDNIRSNKKFNQSVFSLLHFHVSAGDNIDSFHLEIRYGTPHLAYKRSFPHVVKWINLVVECNLKHLHIDHKIDEQDTYDVEQEAYLPKLPRSILTCRTLVSLNLRRFSVEGYSVSSIEFGFPSLKTLYFDDIHFGNGRHFVLLLSGCPILEDLQLVNSCRGISFRVDPESIQMFQNISLHKLTRADIRESYWSHFPLKALSTAKSLYLDTLKLYWEDRVNVEDHEVQRIYFEIPIFHNLTQLKLHNSWGLVIKMLYHCPKLQSLELSKEIGWQYRNDVQEISVEEQELVPQCLSSCLRTCTIRNMGGVQSDFMLATFILKNAAILQTMEIWSEWNQEKTELEGKLSPCPKASATCQLLVY, from the exons atgcaTCGGCGGAATAGGATAAACAGTTTACCGGACGAAATTCTTTGCCATATCCTCACTTTCCTCACTCCCAAAGAAGCGGCTGCAACAACCATTTTGTCGAAAAGATGGATTGGTCTCTGGAACTTTGTTCACTTCACCAACATCCAAATCGATAACATCAgatctaataaaaaattcaaccaATCTGTGTTCTCCCTTTTACACTTTCATGTATCCGCCGGTGATAATATCGACAGTTTCCATCTTGAAATTCGATATGGTACTCCTCATCTTGCTTACAAGCGCAGTTTCCCACATGTTGTTAAATGGATTAACCTTGTTGTTGAATGTAATTTGAAGCATCTTCATATCGATCACAAGATCGATGAACAAGATACTTACGATGTTGAACAAGAGGCTTATTTACCCAAATTGCCTCGTAGTATTCTCACTTGTAGAACCCTTGTAAGTCTCAATCTTCGTCGGTTTAGTGTCGAGGGTTATTCTGTTTCTTCCATTGAATTTGGATTTCCCTCACTCAAAACACTTTATTTTGATGATATTCACTTCGGTAATGGTCGacattttgttttgcttttatcTGGATGTCCAATTCTTGAGGATCTACAATTAGTGAATAGTTGTCGAGGTATAAGTTTTCGGGTAGATCCTGAATCTATTCAGATGTTTCAAAACATAAGCTTACACAAATTGACTAGAGCAGATATTAGAGAGAGTTACTGGTCCCATTTTCCACTGAAAGCACTTTCAACTGCTAAGTCTTTGTACTTAGATACATTGAAGTTGTATTGGGAAGACCGGGTAAATGTTGAAGACCATGAG GTGCAGCGCATTTACTTTGAAATTCCTATATTTCATAATTTGACCCAATTGAAGCTCCACAATAGTTGGGGTTTGGTGATAAAGATGCTCTATCACTGCCCTAAGCTTCAAAGTCTTGAACTTTCTAAG GAGATAGGGTGGCAATATAGAAATGATGTTCAAGAAATTTCGGTGGAAGAACAAGAATTAGTTCCACAATGCCTTTCATCATGCCTTAGAACTTGCACTATTCGGAACATGGGAGGCGTACAGAGTGACTTTATGTTAGCAACATTTATCTTGAAGAATGCAGCAATTTTACAAACCATGGAAATCTGGAGCGAGTGGAATCAAGAAAAAACTGAATTAGAAGGAAAATTGTCCCCGTGCCCGAAGGCCTCTGCAACGTGCCAACTTTTGGTGTATTGA
- the LOC123904552 gene encoding F-box/FBD/LRR-repeat protein At4g00160-like has translation MQTAEASTVDIISSLPEAILCHILSFATTKEAVATSVLSKRWIHLWNHVNNLNFPDIKVYSDRCSLSFNEFVYSLLFDREAVGYNVINSFSLDIQYHYADLARRLGLHNITKWINLAVKSKLKYLRLRLSTYDLDYYIDVRYGYAKLPVSIFTCRTLVSLDLRCFSFEGFTFTGFSSFPSLKVLRLEYFKFSKFRDFLLFIAGCPILEVLQIYRTEFLPLEEDSLTLKEFKILSLPKLTRADLYGFRSQCFPVNALSTAKYLCIDTLKVHRWYKVNRMQHPYDVVPIFHNLTHLELHNRWDLVVQVLHQCPKLQNLTLYKYGYEDGDYQENWVEPEFVPQCLLSSLRNFTIHHDLSDLQRELMLEQYILKNARILQTMTIRCMTKQPKTERTLSMCPVASATCQITFDCLRKCL, from the exons ATGCAGACAGCAGAAGCATCGACGGTGGATATAATAAGCAGTTTACCGGAAGCGATTCTGTGCCACATCCTGTCTTTTGCCACCACCAAAGAAGCAGTTGCAACAAGCGTTTTGTCCAAAAGATGGATTCATCTCTGGAACCATGTTAACAATCTCAACTTCCCAGACATCAAGGTCTATTCCGATAGATGCTCTCTTTCTTTTAACGAGTTTGTATACTCCCTTTTATTTGATCGAGAAGCCGTCGGTTACAATGTCATCAACAGTTTCAGCCTCGACATTCAATACCATTATGCTGATCTTGCTCGTCGTTTAGGGTTACATAATATCACCAAATGGATCAACCTTGCTGTTAAAAGCAAACTCAAGTATCTTCGTCTCCGTCTAAGCACGTATGACCTTGATTATTATATTGATGTGCGTTACGGTTACGCCAAATTGCCGGTTAGCATTTTCACATGTAGAACACTTGTAAGTCTTGACCTCCGTTGTTTCAGTTTCGagggttttacttttactgGATTTTCATCATTTCCATCACTCAAAGTCCTTCGTTTGGAATATTTTAAGTTCTCAAAATTTCgagattttttgttgtttatagCTGGATGTCCAATTCTTGAGGTTCTACAAATATATCGGACGGAATTCCTTCCTCTTGAGGAAGATTCTCTTACCCTTAAAGAGTTTAAGATATTAAGTTTACCCAAATTGACTAGAGCAGATTTATATGGATTTCGTAGTCAATGTTTTCCGGTGAATGCACTTTCTACTGCCAAGTATTTGTGCATAGATACATTGAAGGTCCACAGATGGTATAAG GTTAATCGGATGCAGCACCCTTATGACGTCGTTCCTATCTTTCATAATTTGACTCACTTGGAGCTCCACAATAGATGGGATTTGGTAGTACAAGTGCTCCACCAATGTCCTAAGCTTCAAAATCTCACACTTTATaag TATGGTTATGAAGATGGTGATTATCAAGAAAATTGGGTGGAACCAGAATTTGTTCCGCAGTGCCTTTTATCATCCCTTAGAAATTTTACTATTCATCACGACCTTTCAGATCTACAAAGAGAGCTTATGTTGGAGCaatatattttgaagaatgCAAGAATTTTACAAACCATGACAATTCGGTGCATGACTAAGCAGCCTAAAACGGAGAGAACACTATCCATGTGCCCGGTGGCCTCCGCAACATGTCAAATTACATTTGATTGCCTCCGCAAGTGTCTTTAA